From the genome of Delphinus delphis chromosome 8, mDelDel1.2, whole genome shotgun sequence, one region includes:
- the CHST1 gene encoding carbohydrate sulfotransferase 1 encodes MQCSWKAVLLLALASIAIQYTAIRTFTAKSFHTCPGLAEAGLAERLCEESPTFAYNLSRKTHILILATTRSGSSFVGQLFNQHLDVFYLFEPLYHVQNTLIPRFTQGKSPADRRVMLGASRDLLRSLYDCDLYFLENYIKPPPVNHTTDRIFRRGASRVLCSRPVCDPPGSADLVLEEGDCVRKCGLLNLTVAAEACRERSHVAIKTVRVPEVNDLRALVEDPRLNLKVIQLVRDPRGILASRSETFRDTYRLWRLWYGTGRKPYNLDVTQLTTVCEDFSNSVSTGLMRPPWLKGKYMLVRYEDLARNPMKKTEEIYGFLGIPLDSHVARWIQNNTRGDPTLGKHKYGTVRNSAATAEKWRFRLSYDIVAFAQNACQRVLAQLGYKMAKSEEELKNPSISLVEGRDFRPFS; translated from the coding sequence ATGCAATGTTCCTGGAAGGCCGTCCTCCTCCTTGCCCTGGCCTCCATCGCCATCCAGTACACGGCCATTCGCACCTTCACCGCCAAGTCCTTCCACACCTGCCCGGGTCTGGCGGAGGCGGGGCTGGCCGAGAGGCTGTGCGAAGAGAGCCCCACCTTCGCCTATAACCTCTCCCGGAAGACCCACATCCTCATACTGGCCACCACACGCAGCGGCTCCTCCTTCGTGGGCCAGCTCTTCAACCAGCACCTGGACGTCTTCTACCTGTTTGAGCCCCTCTACCACGTCCAGAACACGCTCATCCCCCGCTTCACCCAGGGCAAGAGCCCCGCGGATCGGCGGGTCATGCTGGGAGCCAGCCGTGACCTCCTGAGGAGCCTCTACGACTGTGACCTCTACTTCTTGGAGAACTACATCAAGCCGCCGCCCGTCAACCACACCACCGACAGGATCTTCCGTCGCGGGGCCAGCAGGGTACTGTGCTCTCGCCCCGTGTGCGACCCTCCGGGCTCCGCGGACCTGGTGCTGGAGGAGGGGGACTGCGTGCGCAAGTGTGGCCTGCTAAACTTGACGGTGGCCGCCGAGGCCTGTCGGGAGCGCAGCCACGTGGCCATTAAGACGGTGCGGGTGCCCGAGGTTAACGACTTGCGGGCCCTGGTTGAAGACCCCCGGTTAAACCTCAAGGTCATCCAGCTGGTCCGCGACCCACGTGGCATTCTGGCTTCCCGCAGCGAGACCTTCCGCGACACGTACCGGCTCTGGCGGCTCTGGTACGGCACCGGGAGGAAGCCCTACAACCTGGACGTGACACAGCTGACCACGGTGTGCGAGGACTTCTCCAACTCCGTGTCCACCGGCCTCATGCGGCCCCCGTGGCTCAAGGGCAAGTACATGCTGGTGCGCTACGAGGACCTGGCCAGGAACCCCATGAAGAAGACCGAGGAGATCTACGGCTTCCTGGGCATCCCCTTGGACAGCCACGTGGCGCGCTGGATCCAGAACAACACGCGGGGAGACCCCACCCTGGGCAAGCACAAATACGGCACCGTGCGAAACTCGGCGGCCACGGCCGAGAAGTGGCGCTTCCGCCTCTCCTACGACATCGTGGCCTTTGCCCAGAACGCGTGTCAGCGGGTGCTGGCGCAGCTGGGCTACAAGATGGCCAAGTCGGAGGAGGAGCTCAAGAACCCCTCCATCAGCCTGGTGGAGGGGCGGGACTTCCGCCCTTTCTCGTGA